The DNA segment gagggagggagggagggagagaaggtagCAGGGAAGCAGGGACACGAAGTCctccctaggggggggggggtagacagaaCCTCCGATAATGATAttattgatacctggttgatggggttctgggagttcttctactccccaagcccagcctgaggccaggggtgacttgtgagagtttggtccaccaggctgttgcttggagcgctgGAGGTCTGGTGGATCCAACCCAGTCAGTGATTAGCGTGATAAATTGGTTGACGAGGGATTGCTTAAGTTGAAAATGGTTGACGGGGATGTCCTGGAACAGGCTGAAAATAGTAGAGGAATGGAGTGCCTATGATGCAGGTTAAGAGCGGATGGGGTAGTAGAGTAAAGAAAGCGTGGAGTAAGAGGAAGGTTGAGACATGTTTGGAGGTGAAGGAGGGATGAGGTGACGTGGAGCATTAAGGagcagggaagggggaagggatggggagggagggagggagggaaggggggggggggaaggatcatGCATTGTTGTGGAacaggagaggggagagagagagggagaggaatgaGGTCAGGTATGCTGAATCACacagctgggaaggaagcagtgtTGCGATGTTTGCTAATACCAGAGGTccagttgggggaggggggggggggggggaaaggcctTTTTTTGGGAatagggaagggggggtggggggggatagGGAGGTCCGGAGTAGAGAAGATGGAGACGttaaggtaaagtaaggtaagcttgctctctctctctctctctctctctctctctctctctctctctctctctctctctctctctctctctctctctctctctctcgtattacAGAGCTGTCGAGTGTTTGTGTATTTCAACATACATATGTGCGCCTATAGATGAATAATGTGTGGCCTTCATTCATACACACTCAGATGCTTatgtacatgtttatatatatttcaggGTCGGTgttttctcgtgtgtgtgtgtgtgtgtgtgtgtgtgtgtgtgtgtgtgtgtgtgtgtgtgtgtgtgtgtgtgttgtggtttgggggggggggggaattcttGTGTGCATTCCAACTAGGAATTATATATTGTGGGACTTAAACTGCCGCTAAGAAGCTccaagctcttgggccaccagctgtgggcgcgaagcgtctcgccttggagTAATTTAATCTTTCTAGCACCGAATCTTCAAGCATTTCGATTGTGGTCCACACACCCTGGTGGATGATTGTTCTGCTGCTGCTCTTAGTGCCTTGTTTTGTTCTGCTTGTAGGTGTTTGaatcttatttttctttaaaACAGCCAGATTTCGCCAGGGTTCGACACCAATAAGGGGCAAGAGTTGCTAGAACCTAAATTAAGCGAGTTAAACCAAAGGCAAAGTTAGCAAATCAGCGCCAAAATGGATTACCTCTCCAATACCTGGGAACGCCGAGCACACTTTTAAGCTGTAAATGTGCTTAATTTACACAAGAACAAATTCACACAAACAGATCATCTCTATAAGAGGAAAAAAAAAGCAGGTACCGCAGCAGACGGTACGGTAGAGGCTTAACTGGTCCAGTAGGTGCATCCGGTGCACTAGTAACACAGTCAGCagatgcagcagcagcagaaacagcagcagcagcagaaacagcagcagcaaggCACGAAACATAGCAGTCATAACATTGGAAGAAAACTACTATACTATATCAGAGTCGATCTTGATATTCTCTCCAGAGCTGCTCTGCCAGGTACTAAGTCCACCGCTATAGCCAAGGGGGAATGCAAGTATCAGGGTACAGAGGCATCCTTATCCTGGCCGGGTACAGAGGCATCTTTATCCTGGCCGGGTACAGAGGCATCCTTATCCTGGCCGGGTACAGAGGCATCCTTATCCTGGCCGGGTACAGAGGCATCTTTATCCTGGCCGGGTACAGAGTCATCTTTATCCTGGCAGGGTACAGAGGCATCTTTATCCAGGCCAGGTACAGAGGCATCCTTATCCTGGCCGGGTACAGAGGCATTTTTATCCTGGCCGGGTACAGAGGCATCTTTATCCTGGCCGCGTACAGAGGCATCCTTATCCAGGCCGGGTACAGAGGCATCTTTATCCTGGCCGGATACAGAGGCATCCTTATCCTGGCCGGGTACAGAGGCATTTTTATCCTGGCCGGGTACAGAGGCATCTTTATCCTGGCCGGATACAGAGGCATCCTTATTCTGGCCTGGTACAGAGGCATCTTTATCCTGGCCGGGTACAGAGGCATTTTTATCCTGGCCGGGTACAGAGGCATCTTTATCCTGGCCGGGTACAGAGGCATTTTTATCCAGGCCAGGTACAGAGGCATCCTTATCCTGGCCGGGTACAGAGGCATCTTTATCCTGGCCGGGTACAGAGGCATCTTTATCCTGGCCGGATACAGAGGCATCCTTATCCTGGCCGGGTACAGAGGCATTTTTATCCTGGCCGGGTACAGAGGCATCTTTATCCTGGCCGGATACAGAGGCATCCTTATTCTGGCCTGGTACAGAGGCATCTTTATCCTGGCCGGGTACAGAGGCATCCTTATCCTGGCCGGGTACAGAGGCATCTTTATCCTGGCCGGGTACAGAGTCATCTTTATCCTGGCAGGGTACAGAGGCATCTTTATCCAGGCCAGGTACAGAGGCATCCTTATCCTGGCCGGGTACAGAGGCATCTTTATCCTGGCCATCTTATACCTCGGCTAAAAGCTGGATGAAGCTTAAATCTCCTAAAGGCTCAGGAAATCCGT comes from the Procambarus clarkii isolate CNS0578487 chromosome 58, FALCON_Pclarkii_2.0, whole genome shotgun sequence genome and includes:
- the LOC138353576 gene encoding uncharacterized protein, with the protein product MIQYQEYQRHWRRYWRAKYQICTDKDASVPGLDKDASVPCQDKDDSVPGQDKDASVPGQDKDASVPGQDKDASVPGQNKDASVSGQDKDASVPGQDKNASVPGQDKDASVSGQDKDASVPGQDKDASVPGQDKDASVPGLDKNASVPGQDKDASVPGQDKNASVPGQDKDASVPGQNKDASVSGQDKDASVPGQDKNASVPGQDKDASVSGQDKDASVPGLDKDASVRGQDKDASVPGQDKNASVPGQDKDASVPGLDKDASVPCQDKDDSVPGQDKDASVPGQDKDASVPGQDKDASVPGQDKDASVPGQDKDASVP